A stretch of DNA from Microlunatus sp. Gsoil 973:
CCCGTCGTGGTCGCCGAACAGGTGTTGGAGACGCCACAACCCGTCGAGAGGTGGAACGGCCATGGATGTCGCGGTGATCGGTCAACCCAGTGGGCTGCTCGAAGAGGTCGAAGAACGGCTCGCCAAGGATGGACATCGGGTGGTGATCAGCGATGAGGGGGATACCGGTGACGGCCGTGGTCGCGGTGGGATGAGGTCCGGGGAACGAAAGGGGCGGACCGCCGATGTCGTGATCGACATCGCCGAACCGGGCGCCGGAGATCACGTGGACCGCGCCGAACAGGTCGTGACCCTGTTGGACCGCTTCCACCCCGCTCGATTCGTATTGATCAGCACCGTGCTGGTCTACGCCCCGGTTCCCGATCCGCGCCGGTGGCCGATCCTGGAAGGGTTTCCGCGCCGGGCCCATGGTGAGCCGGCAGGCCGGGCCTATGGCCAGGCCTGCATCGATGCCGAGGATGCCCTGGTCGACGAGGCCGGCCGCCGCGGTGTCGAGTACGTGATCTTGCGGCCGACGGTGATCCTGGGGTCTTCGGCCGACGGGTTCGGCGAACGGGTGCTCACCGACCTGTCGGAGCGTCCCTGGATGGCCGCCGGTCGGTACCAGGGCGCCGGGACGATGCAATGGGTCGATGCGCGCGATGCGGCCGCCGCGGTGACGCTGGCCGCGG
This window harbors:
- a CDS encoding NAD(P)-dependent oxidoreductase, which produces MDVAVIGQPSGLLEEVEERLAKDGHRVVISDEGDTGDGRGRGGMRSGERKGRTADVVIDIAEPGAGDHVDRAEQVVTLLDRFHPARFVLISTVLVYAPVPDPRRWPILEGFPRRAHGEPAGRAYGQACIDAEDALVDEAGRRGVEYVILRPTVILGSSADGFGERVLTDLSERPWMAAGRYQGAGTMQWVDARDAAAAVTLAAVEPAAADEAFTIAGPAAFTSGDLARLATGRLDDLGDVSDPKFDTTKAETILGWRPAYQLVAAEPGPSGWWSP